In Triticum urartu cultivar G1812 unplaced genomic scaffold, Tu2.1 TuUngrouped_contig_9779, whole genome shotgun sequence, the genomic stretch cgtgtgtggggggggggggggggggggggggggggggttgctgGGTGTTATGGGTACGTATTGGTTGCAATATAGTATTTTTGAAATTGATTTGTGTGGAACATGAATATGGGAACTAAAACTAAAATACAGTACATATGATTTATTGTATAGTTACAAAATAGTTATTGGATGTAAGTAATCATAATATAACGGAAATGTATGAGTCATTTTCTATGCATGCCCACACGTTGAGGTGGTTCTTTTACCATGTCAACATGTAAGTCCCATACCTAGGAAGGATAGTCTTGTTTACTTGAGGAGAATATTTTCTATGATCATGCCTCAACCATGAACAGACTCAGTAAGATCTCATAGAGTAGAAATGGAAATAATAAGTCTTGTGACATGATCGAATTTTCTATTTATTACACTTGCCTTTTTATTACAATATGAAAATgtattcattttctttgcatcGGTTGTGATCTGCAATACCATCAGAGTAAAAGAAGGGCTTATGGGAAGATGATAGGGTAGGGTTGGCTATAGCGCCGGTGGCTAATAATCTGGAGCGCATGGAAATGGGGATAATCTCATCCATTCCTAAACACATAATACACCGTGACCTCCAAAGTAGTGCAAATTTCTGTAAACGGACGATAATCTGACTCACAACACAAATTTAGTCGCTCCATATTCAACTCATTAATTAGGTTCCacgcaaaacaaaaaacaaaagcTCATTAATTAGGTTCTGAATTGTGATCAACATATACAAGTAACCAAAAACATAATTAAGTTTACATGTTCGCTCATAATATACTTGATCTTCTCTTGCATCCTTGTTAATATCAAGTAATTAGACTCACATACAAACTACATCTGCTGCTGCTATATAACAATGTCTGTGACAACACCAAAAAAAAGGTTCTAAGAAGGTCTCTGCTTCAAATTGCACACGAAAGATCTTCGATCGTCCACACATGGACTGAAAATACTGTTGACGTTGTCTGGTGCAAAACAATAAACATGAATTTAGAAATATAATTAACTGTGACTTGTTTGGCATGCAATTGACCACATGGATCTTCTCAATAATTTAACTGACACATGAATTATAGTACTTACTGCACGCAGTGGACGAGATAGTAGATGTTATTCATCCTCATGCTCGTGCTGGCGCAACTCAAGGTCGATATTTGGTTCACGTACTCTAGTCGACAACAATAACCCAGCAGCAGCTTTTGAGCTGCTTCCGCTGGCTTGCTGCTCACTCGATTCCATGGCCCTAGAAAGCTAATTAACACACATTAATAGTTTGTCAAGTATCAGCTTCATTCGATGGTTGCAATAAAATAACTGAAGCTAATATGATCAATGTTATAATAGCCAGGGCTCTCGCAACCAGTTCCAACACTTTTTAAAATATTATGTGGTTGCAGCCAGTTCCAACACATTATGACTTTTTTGTGAAAGATTTATATTTTTACTTGAATCTGTATTAGACACGCTAATACACTGTATAGGATGTGACCCTTGAATAAAATCCACCCGAGAAAATGTGTGTGGGTTTTATACTGATCCTTTGTCTCTTCTTTTTCAAATCATATATATGCGGTCATGTCTTTCAATGACTTGGTAATGCATATGTTATAGCATGTGGTTCATCGATGATTATTTTCATGGACTTTCAGATGACAAGCTAGGATATATAAGCTACTAGCATTTCTTACCTTCTTCTGCAGCTCTATGTTGTGCTCATGAGCAATGCTCAACTTCTTGCCAAGCTCTATATTTTCCTTCTGAATAAGAAATCCCTAGAAAAGCAAATTCCATCTCATCATACCTCAGCTGTTAATAACAAACACATATACAGTAATTGACGCTAACTGAGCTATTTTAACACCAACAGCAGCATAAGCAAGAACATGAAGAAGATGTAGCGAACCTTTTGGTTGAGTTCGTGGATCTCTGCAGCCATAATTTGCTCCTAAAGAAATCAATTGTAAATAAAGTAATATGTATgaaacaaaaaaaatgaaaaatgaaaaagggaagggaagggCAAAGAAAAGGTACCTTCCTCTTTCTTACGGAATGCAAACTCATCTCAACTTGGTTCACCAGAAACTGGATATCTCGAACAGTGGTACCTGATAGCTCCTCTCCCAACAGTTGCCTAACATCATATCAGGGCACATGGTTTAACAGTATAACTAGCTAGTAGCTACCTAGGCTAGCTAGCTTCTCCATTCATTACAACTAAATACATGGGTTTTCACCAGCATAGTGTTCAAGTGAGAGATCTTAACATGCATGGCACTATTTTCGTTAAATTAATTTGCATATGAAACCACTCAAACAACAATTTATTGATAGCTATACTAATTGGCATTTTATTTCAATGCATGTGTTATACAAACTAAAGAACATTAATATTACCTATTATTATGTTGTAAGTTCTGCACTTGCTGCCTCAAGGTTGTAACCTCCCTCTGCCATAGCTGCCCAACAAATAGAAATGAAATAAGATATATACTAACTATAAGCACACTAGATTAATAAGGAGATCCATAAGTGTGCTTCCTTGTGTGGTCTACTAGTGCACATCGTATATACCTAAGAGTGATCCCATTACTTATTTATCTCAACATACAAGCATGCATGAGAAAACACCCACCACCACATGCAACCATGCATGGTAAAATATTTTTCATTTTATTATTCTACTTATAGTCAACAAATATTTTACAACTATATAGAATCAAATATAGTAAGTCATATGTATTTTTAAATTGGGTTCACACATTATTAATCTAAATATCTATATTCCACACAATTAAATCTCACTGAAATATATTGCAACTGATTCCCGGAGCAATGCGTGGGGTACCATCTAGCTGACCCTTTGTTGAACCAACTCCATTGATGGACACCTTGTGGCCCATAAGAGAAGAAAATTCACCTGAAAAGGTCACCACTGATGGGCCCGTTGATGATTTTTTGTAGCTGATGGACGAGCCCGTAAGGGAACATATAGAAAATTCAACTCAAAACTCACCACTAATGACCCCCTCAATGATAAATTGTTATAGGTGACGACTGAGACGAGTGACAAACTTAAAACAAGGGCCCATATGTGGTATAAAACTCACCGCCGATAGTTCACACCACAGAAAACTCGGCCTGTGGCACTGCTCAAGTTGTATATTCAACTCCTGCTACTCAAACTTCCATATTTTGATTTGTGCCACTAGGGATTGTGAAGAAATTAGTTACATACCCTTGTGCGCCGCCTTAGTGAGTTATCGTTACGACGGCGTATTGTTTGGGCCGTTCCCTTCATTTAGGACCCACCACTTGGTCACGTCAACCGCAACGACGAGGAGATTCTATTGACCGTTCTGTCCGGTGTGGGGCCAACCATTGAGGCCAGA encodes the following:
- the LOC125532384 gene encoding MADS-box transcription factor 25-like; amino-acid sequence: MELVQQRLWQREVTTLRQQVQNLQHNNRQLLGEELSGTTVRDIQFLVNQVEMSLHSVRKRKEQIMAAEIHELNQKGFLIQKENIELGKKLSIAHEHNIELQKKLSRAMESSEQQASGSSSKAAAGLLLSTRVREPNIDLELRQHEHEDE